A section of the Castanea sativa cultivar Marrone di Chiusa Pesio chromosome 12, ASM4071231v1 genome encodes:
- the LOC142619261 gene encoding pentatricopeptide repeat-containing protein At3g49170, chloroplastic, with translation MLGLSVSSASKLPLLPSIKPSNRSRHNLQLSSPQNPNCEPLNHRLIHHLNVGHLHKAISTLDLMAQKGTHPDLTTYSLFLKSCIRSRNFQLGKLVHTHYLTHSQLHLNSLILNSLISLYSKSGDWAKAKSIFDDMGDLRDLVSWTAMVSCFANNDMGTEAIVTFLQMLENGLCPNEYCFSAVIRACSNVENVPIGKMIFGFVIKSGYFESDVCVGCALIDMFVKGGGDVDLAYKVFEKMPEKNAVTWTLMITRFMQFGFPMEAVNLFLDMVLSEYVPDQFTFGGVISACAELELLNLGQQLHSWVIRTGLALDVCVACCLVDMYAKCAADESMDDARKVFDLMVDRNVMSWTAIITGYVQSGGHDKEAVELFCEMIKGHVSPNHFTFSSVLKACANLSDPRMGEQVYTHAVKLGLASVNCVGNSLISMYARSGMMEDAHKAFDMLFEKNLISYNTIVDAYAKNLDSEKAFELFHEIEDLGIGASAFTFASLLSGAASIGAVGKGEQIHARVLKSGFASNQSICNALISMYSRCGNIEAAFRVFNDMGGRNVISWTSMITGFAKHGFASKAMEMFHKMLEDGVRPNEITYIAVLSACSHVGLTSEGWKLFNSMYREHGIVPRMEHYACMVDLLGRSGSLLEAFEFINSMPFKADALVWRTFLAACQVHGNKELGEHAAKMILEQDPYDPAAYILLSNLYASSGQWDNVAIIRKNLKERNLIKEAGCSWIEVENMVHKFHVGDTSHPLAQDIYYELNQLASKIKELGYVPDTDFVLHDVEDELKEQYLFQHSEKIAVAFGLISVFQPKPIKVFKNLRVCGDCHTAIKFISMARGREIVVRDSNRFHHFKNGTCSCNDYW, from the coding sequence ATGCTAGGCCTCTCTGTTTCGTCTGCCTCCAAACTACCTTTATTACCTTCTATCAAACCCTCAAATCGATCCCGCCATAACCTTCAATTATCATCACCACAAAATCCAAACTGTGAACCCCTTAACCACCGTCTGATCCACCACCTCAATGTGGGCCACCTCCACAAAGCAATCTCCACCCTTGATCTCATGGCCCAAAAGGGTACCCACCCAGACCTCACCACCTACTCTCTCTTCCTCAAGTCCTGTATAAGGTCCCGCAACTTCCAACTCGGCAAACTCGTTCACACCCACTACTTGACTCACTCCCAACTCCACCTCAACTCTCTCATTCTCAATTCTCTCATCAGCTTGTACTCAAAAAGTGGGGATTGGGCTAAAGCAAAATCCATTTTCGATGATATGGGGGATTTGAGAGACTTGGTTTCTTGGACTGCTATGGTTTCTTGTTTCGCAAATAATGATATGGGAACTGAAGCCATTGTCACGTTTCTTCAAATGCTTGAAAATGGGCTCTGCCCAAATGAGTATTGCTTTTCCGCAGTGATTCGGGCGTGTTCGAATGTGGAAAATGTTCCCATtgggaaaatgatttttgggtttgttatAAAAAGTGGATATTTTGAGTCTGATGTGTGTGTTGGGTGTGCGTTGATTGATATGTTTGTGAAGGGTGGTGGTGATGTGGATTTAGCCTATAAGGTGTTTGAGAAAATGCCTGAGAAGAATGCGGTTACTTGGACTTTGATGATAACTAGGTTTATGCAATTTGGGTTCCCAATGGAGgctgtaaatttgtttttggatatgGTTTTGAGTGAGTATGTACCAGATCAATTTACCTTTGGTGGAGTTATTTCAGCTTGTGCAGAGCTAGAATTGTTAAATCTTGGGCAGCAATTGCATTCTTGGGTCATACGGACTGGGTTGGCTTTAGATGTTTGTGTAGCGTGCTGTTTGGTAGACATGTATGCTAAGTGTGCAGCGGATGAATCAATGGATGATGCAAGGAAAGTTTTTGACCTGATGGTAGATCGTAATGTCATGTCTTGGACAGCAATTATCACAGGATACGTGCAAAGTGGAGGGCATGATAAGGAAGCTGTTGAACTTTTTTGTGAAATGATCAAGGGTCATGTTTCACCAAATCATTTCACCTTTTCTAGTGTCCTTAAGGCATGTGCAAATCTTTCTGATCCCCGTATGGGAGAGCAAGTTTACACGCATGCTGTGAAACTTGGTCTTGCATCGGTTAATTGTGTGGGAAATTCTCTTATTAGCATGTATGCAAGGTCTGGCATGATGGAAGATGCACATAAAGCTTTTGATATGCTGTTTGAgaagaatttaatttcttacAACACGATTGTTGATGCATATGCCAAAAATTTGGATTCTGAAAAAGCCTTTGAACTTTTTCATGAAATCGAGGATTTAGGAATTGGGGCTAGTGCTTTCACATTTGCTAGCCTCTTGAGTGGAGCTGCTAGTATCGGTGCAGTTGGTAAGGGTGAGCAAATTCATGCACGGGTACTAAAATCAGGGTTTGCGTCAAATCAAAGCATCTGTAATGCTTTGATCTCCATGTATTCTAGGTGTGGAAATATAGAAGCTGCATTTCGAGTTTTTAATGATATGGGAGGTCGAAATGTTATATCTTGGACTTCAATGATTACTGGTTTTGCAAAACATGGATTCGCCTCTAAAGCTATGGAAATGTTCCACAAAATGCTTGAGGATGGTGTTAGACCAAATGAGATCACCTATATTGCTGTTTTATCAGCTTGTAGCCATGTGGGGCTAACTTCCGAGGGCTGGAAACTCTTCAACTCAATGTACAGAGAACATGGGATTGTTCCAAGAATGGAACATTACGCATGTATGGTTGATTTATTGGGCCGATCAGGATCCCTTCTAGAAGCATTTGAATTCATTAATTCAATGCCTTTCAAGGCTGATGCACTAGTCTGGCGTACATTTCTTGCTGCCTGTCAGGTTCATGGCAACAAAGAACTTGGGGAACATGCTGCAAAGATGATTCTTGAGCAAGACCCATATGATCCAGCAGCATATATCTTACTATCAAACTTGTATGCTTCCTCAGGTCAATGGGACAATGTGgcaataattagaaaaaatttgaaagagagaaactTGATCAAAGAAGCTGGTTGTAGCTGGATAGAGGTGGAAAATATGGTGCACAAGTTCCACGTTGGGGACACTTCACACCCCCTAGCACAAGATATTTATTATGAACTGAACCAATTGGCTTCAAAAATAAAGGAATTGGGCTATGTACCCGATACAGATTTTGTTCTTCATGATGTAGAGGATGAACTAAAGGAGCAATATTTGTTTCAGCACAGTGAGAAAATAGCTGTGGCATTTGGCCTTATAAGCGTATTCCAACCAAAGCCTATTAAAGTATTTAAGAATCTTCGTGTTTGTGGAGATTGTCACACTGCAATCAAATTTATTTCAATGGCTAGAGGTAGAGAAATAGTGGTGAGAGACTCAAACCGGTTTCATCACTTCAAAAATGGGACATGTTCTTGCAATGATTACTGgtga
- the LOC142618410 gene encoding protein phosphatase 2C 51-like, with amino-acid sequence MRLINASKLHVDGPVGMNLRRMTSDSGEMSQITVTRTKNALRRRIKVRRLKYTCRTKKTSSSSEEEDVGDSVKVSLSVSSSEKDEVVLSYGSVSVIGRRREMEDAVRAELGIMNKKGGGGGGGVGGKYDFFGVYDGHGGCHVARACSERLHGILVEEGDTSEELEGLLEYWERVMEGCFGKMDEEVVGVGGGGVGRTVGSTAVVAVVGEEELVVANCGDCRAVLFSGGVALALSRDHKPDRPDELKRIEAAGGKVINWNGHRVLGVLTTSRSIGDHYLRPYVISKPEVTVTKRSNNDEFLILASDGLWDVISNEVACQIVKRCLEGRLRRKYLEMEVENESRAAKAAAVLAELAMARGSKDNISVIVVELRKPRGFPS; translated from the exons atgaggtTGATAAATGCTTCGAAGCTTCACGTTGATGGGCCAGTGGGAATGAATCTACGGAGAATGACGTCAGATTCCGGGGAGATGAGTCAGATCACGGTGACGAGGACGAAGAATGCTCTGCGGAGAAGAATCAAAGTCCGGCGGCTGAAGTACACGTGTCGAACGAAGaaaacatcatcatcatcggaGGAGGAGGATGTTGGTGATTCGGTGAAGGTATCATTGTCTGTGTCTTCTTCGGAGAAAGACGAGGTGGTATTGTCGTACGGTTCGGTTTCTGTGATAGGGAGGAGGAGAGAGATGGAAGATGCGGTGAGAGCTGAACTAGGAATTATGAACAAAAAaggtggcggtggtggtggtggtgttggagGAAAGTACGATTTTTTCGGAGTGTACGATGGGCATGGAGGGTGCCACGTGGCGAGGGCTTGTAGTGAAAGGTTGCATGGGATTTTGGTGGAGGAGGGAGATACTAGTGAAGAGTTAGAAGGGTTATTGGAGTATTGGGAGAGAGTGATGGAAGGTTGTTTTGGTAAAATGGATGAGGAGGTGGtgggtgttggtggtggtggtgtggggAGGACGGTGGGGTCCACGGCGGTTGTGGCGGTGGTGGGAGAGGAGGAGCTTGTCGTTGCTAACTGTGGGGATTGTAGGGCTGTCTTGTTTAGTGGCGGTGTGGCTTTGGCCTTGTCTCGTGATCATAAG CCTGACAGGCCAGATGAGTTGAAGAGAATTGAAGCCGCTGGTGGAAAGGTCATAAACTGGAATGGACATCGTGTTCTAGGAGTTCTTACCACTTCGAGATCAATTG GTGATCACTACCTCAGACCCTATGTGATATCCAAGCCAGAAGTCACAGTGACCAAACGAAGCAATAATGATGAATTCCTTATCCTAGCCAGTGATGGCTTGTGGGACGTTATATCAAATGAAGTTGCATGCCAGATTGTGAAGAGATGTCTTGAAGGAAGACTGAGGAGGAAATACCTGGAAATGGAAGTTGAGAATGAGAGTCGTGCTGCCAAGGCTGCAGCAGTGTTAGCCGAGCTAGCAATGGCTCGGGGGAGCAAAGATAATATCAGTGTGATAGTAGTTGAGCTAAGGAAACCCAGAGGTTTTCCAAGTTAA